The proteins below come from a single Rosa rugosa chromosome 2, drRosRugo1.1, whole genome shotgun sequence genomic window:
- the LOC133732880 gene encoding putative wall-associated receptor kinase-like 16: MESSSGAMALPVMLILQLSLMGVLLVVLAAADQALLPQALPGCTDRCGDLVIPYPFGIGEGCYLRQEFQITCDQSTQPPSANWTGTDIRIANFWLAEGELQINSYTARDCYDQQGEGTYHNSPELTLVPPYTISDTKNKFIAVGCDTYAIFTGYRGEERYVTGCMSLCNSLGSVDGSCSGVGCCQTSIPSGMTNRTITLSSYNNHSDIWSFNPCSYAFIVQEGQFSFSNTSFQELIVTEQLPLVLNWAIGNEPDPCDAAEKRQDFACNKNSKCVNHNNRNGYVCECLPGYEGNPYLPDGCQDIDDCKDSNPCKIGKCVNSPPGDYSCLCPKGYRNDVMDEKICIKENPKNQSKITLLLIISLSVSLGFLGMVVGISWIYWAMKKRDFIKLKEKYFRQNGGLLLQQRLASHGMETAKLYSAEELEKATNYYHASTVIGEGSYGTVYKGILPDNKEVAIKKSKIGARAQSDQFVNEVIIVSQINHRNVVRLLGCCLETEVPLLVYEFISRGTLSEHIHKETKAASLSLGLRLKIAAETAGALSYLHSSTSMPIIHRDVKATNILLDENYTAKVSDFGASRLVPLDQNQLSTLVQGTLGYLDPEYLLTNQLTEKSDVYSFGVVLVELLTSKVALSFERREEERNLASFFVRSIEEDHLKEILDDDIVDDGHVDETLKNMANLAKRCLRLKGEERPTMKEVATELDGMRITIMHPCGKADFGSEETENLETNDVALKGDYGSSSTITSTTSWYDSMQKQMLMPYDDGR, encoded by the exons ATGGAATCGAGTAGTGGTGCCATGGCCTTGCCTGTGATGCTCATTTTGCAACTCTCATTGATGGGAGTACTACTGGTCGTATTAGCAGCAGCTGATCAAGCTCTCCTGCCTCAAGCTCTGCCTGGCTGCACTGACCGCTGCGGTGATCTCGTAATTCCATACCCATTTGGCATTGGTGAAGGTTGTTACCTTCGACAAGAATTTCAAATCACTTGTGACCAATCAACCCAACCCCCATCAGCAAACTGGACAGGCACTGATATCCGCATCGCTAACTTCTGGCTTGCAGAGGGTGAGTTGCAAATAAACAGTTACACTGCCCGAGATTGTTATGACCAGCAAGGCGAGGGAACCTACCACAACAGCCCTGAGTTAACGCTGGTTCCGCCTTACACCATATCCGATACCAAAAACAAGTTCATCGCAGTTGGATGCGACACTTATGCAATCTTTACAGGATACCGAGGGGAAGAGAGGTACGTAACCGGGTGTATGTCCTTGTGTAACAGCCTTGGCAGTGTCGATGGGTCTTGCTCTGGCGTTGGTTGTTGCCAAACCTCCATCCCTAGTGGAATGACAAATCGTACTATCACATTGAGTAGCTATAATAATCACTCTGATATATGGAGCTTCAACCCCTGCAGCTACGCATTCATTGTGCAAGAAGGCCAGTTTAGTTTCTCTAATACAAGTTTTCAAGAACTGATCGTCACTGAACAACTGCCACTGGTTCTTAACTGGGCAATTGGGAATGAACCAGACCCATGTGATGCAGCTGAAAAGAGGCAGGACTTTGCATGCAATAAAAATAGCAAGTGTGTCAACCACAACAACAGGAACGGTTATGTTTGTGAATGTTTACCAGGCTATGAAGGAAATCCATACCTCCCAGATGGTTGCCAAG ATATTGATGACTGCAAGGATTCAAACCCATGCAAGATTGGAAAATGTGTAAATTCACCTCCAGGAGATTACTCTTGTTTATGTCCCAAAGGATACAGAAACGACGTCATGGATGAAAAGATCTGCATCAAAGAAAATCCCAAAAACCAATCAAAGATCACTCTCCTGCTTATTATTTCATTGA GTGTCAGTCTAGGCTTCTTGGGTATGGTGGTTGGAATTTCATGGATATATTGGGCAATGAAGAAAAGAGATTTCATCAAACTCAAAGAGAAGTACTTCAGACAAAATGGTGGCTTACTGTTACAGCAACGACTCGCTAGCCATGGAATGGAGACAGCAAAACTCTATAGTGCAGAAGAACTTGAGAAGGCCACAAACTATTACCATGCAAGTACAGTCATTGGTGAAGGAAGCTATGGAACAGTATACAAAGGAATACTACCAGATAACAAAGAGGTCGCCATTAAAAAGTCCAAAATTGGTGCTCGTGCTCAGAGCGATCAGTTTGTTAATGAGGTGATAATCGTTTCTCAAATAAACCATAGAAATGTGGTGAGGTTATTAGGTTGTTGCTTAGAGACAGAAGTGCCTTTACTAGTTTATGAGTTTATCAGCCGTGGAACTCTTTCTGAGCACATTCATAAAGAAACCAAAGCAGCATCACTGTCATTGGGTTTACGACTGAAGATAGCAGCAGAAACTGCAGGAGCACTATCATACTTACACTCGTCCACTTCCATGCCAATCATTCACCGAGATGTCAAAGCAACCAATATACTATTGGACGAAAATTACACAGCAAAAGTGTCAGATTTTGGAGCGTCACGATTGGTTCCTCTTGATCAAAATCAACTATCAACTTTAGTGCAGGGGACACTTGGATACCTAGATCCTGAATACTTACTTACCAATCAGCTAACAGAAAAGAGTGATGTCTATAGCTTTGGAGTTGTCCTTGTGGAACTGCTTACTAGTAAAGTTGCACTTTCTTTTGAACGCCGTGAGGAAGAGAGAAACCTAGCAAGCTTCTTTGTTCGTTCGATAGAGGAGGATCACTTGAAAGAAATTCTTGATGATGACATAGTTGATGATGGACATGTTGATGAGACACTGAAAAATATGGCTAATCTTGCAAAAAGATGTTTGAGACTAAAAGGGGAGGAAAGGCCTACCATGAAAGAAGTAGCCACAGAGCTAGATGGAATGAGAATTACGATAATGCATCCATGCGGTAAAGCTGATTTCGGTTCAGAAGAGACTGAGAATTTGGAGACGAATGATGTTGCTCTTAAAGGTGACTATGGTTCTAGTAGTACAATTACTAGTACAACTAGTTGGTATGACAGCATGCAAAAACAAATGTTAATGCCATATGATGATGGACGATAA